In a single window of the Blastopirellula retiformator genome:
- a CDS encoding DUF885 family protein yields MPFSGRLRIAAVGCLLLMVATSLAQRPTAYKMEIRPHWFADDAFCWYKNDLPGGKAEYILIDAEKGERRPAFDHAKLAAALTAAGVKDAKADALPIRRLSFRDDGQQVFFQVGDDSWSCDLTSYELTQSKPDQLAAELEMERLPRRLPSGGSQTETTITFRNRLEEPVELSWINSSGRPASYGKLGPGEQRKQHTFVNHVWEARTASGDVVIVFRATARSDFATIDNSNPVEPGPRRRRGGPGRGPRTPRDRSPDGKWTVQIRDNNVVLKNVESGDETTLTTDGDAKSSYGQLQWSPDSQTLIALKTTPGDRGEVYRIESSPKEGGRAKLHTSRYALPGDKFDAFDIHLFDVAKQAEIACDADVVDFGMPRFRIRGETATYEQVDRGHQRFRLVEINLQTGAVRNLIDEKSETFIWTIHTEGQGLRQITWLGDDEFIYCSEEDGWRHLYLHDAKTGELKNQITQGAWVVRGIDRIDEEKRQIWFHAGGIHEGQDPYFVHYCRVNFDGSDLTILTEGDGTHEVEYSPTGKYLIDRYSRVDMAPKTELRRTSDGTLVCPLEAADISELVKAGFRLPEHFVAKGRDGKTDIWGNIYRPRDYDPSKKYPIIEDIYAGPHNFHTPKKFNANNYYRDLHDLGFVVVKLDGMGTTGRSKAFHDVCFQNLKDAGFPDRIAWMKAAAEKDPGLDVSRVGIYGTSAGGQNAAAAVLFHPDFYKAAVASCGCHDNRMDKASWNEQWMGYPVGPHYSECSNIDNAAKLGGALMLIVGEMDNNVPPESTLRFADALIKADKDFDLLVMPGVGHSAGGTYGRRRRNDFFVEHLMNKEPSGPKADAKEPNPGYTIDQSRIEAAGNRVIRLRERFNADQGSLGRRYTLRESPARQQRMLGFYCDWVKKLDAYDAESLTSPEQELLAGLRQEVVDRLAEVAQDQTESTELAQFFPFAETIIPMVEARQEFAKIDPQQAAADVVKIAEQTAAVHQQTAPEIASYDLEQLGAAARRADRLQKALQEWYRFYDGYDPLFTWWVKQPMADAEAKLTAYVALLKSTTPEPKKGERARRPEVKPLDDAALQTLITAAPAASDAPALEPLVSPPVGKLEAAIRVYRQDISRWGRRREQQRSDSDWAEIYAAWRDLLDQYDFDSLSKDDQFDYVLLRNELDYQIQLAELKARGADTIGSESTDESGIKGTPVGRERLLLELQHEMIPYTPEQLMEIAEQEYAWCRAEILKASREMGCGDDWQAAVEKVKRMHVAPGEQPQLIKMLSDEAIAFLKEHELMSIPPLAEETWRMQMMTPERQLVNPFFTGGEVISVSFPTDTMTHKDKLQSLRGNNIPFARATVHHELIPGHHMQGFMNNRHRSHRELFRTPFWLEGWALYWEMLLYDKDFPKSPEDRIGFLVWRSHRCARITFSLGFHLGKLTPQQCVDLLVARVGFEPANAAAEVRRSVGTSYPPLYQAGYMLGGLQLRSLHRQLVDSGEMTDKQFHDAIMRQNFAPISIVRDILMQNELTADYRPAWNYYEFEKAEAAAN; encoded by the coding sequence ATGCCCTTTTCTGGAAGACTGCGGATCGCGGCCGTCGGATGTTTGCTGTTGATGGTCGCGACGTCGCTGGCTCAACGTCCGACCGCTTACAAGATGGAGATCCGTCCCCACTGGTTCGCCGATGACGCCTTCTGCTGGTACAAGAACGACCTGCCTGGCGGCAAGGCCGAGTACATCCTGATCGACGCCGAAAAAGGGGAGCGCCGCCCGGCGTTTGATCACGCCAAGCTGGCCGCCGCCCTCACCGCAGCTGGCGTCAAAGACGCGAAAGCGGACGCCCTGCCGATCCGGCGCCTCTCGTTTCGGGACGATGGTCAGCAGGTCTTCTTCCAAGTCGGAGACGACTCGTGGAGCTGCGATCTGACCTCTTACGAACTGACGCAGTCCAAGCCAGACCAACTAGCAGCCGAACTAGAAATGGAACGTCTACCGCGGCGTCTGCCGAGTGGAGGTTCGCAAACCGAAACGACGATCACCTTTCGCAATCGTCTGGAAGAGCCGGTCGAGCTGAGCTGGATCAATTCGTCGGGACGACCGGCGTCGTATGGCAAGCTTGGCCCCGGAGAGCAGCGGAAGCAACACACGTTCGTCAATCATGTCTGGGAAGCCCGGACCGCCAGCGGCGACGTGGTCATCGTGTTCCGCGCAACCGCGCGGTCCGACTTCGCTACGATCGACAACTCCAACCCTGTCGAACCTGGTCCGCGTCGCCGGCGCGGCGGGCCCGGTCGTGGTCCGCGGACGCCGCGTGATCGCTCGCCCGACGGCAAGTGGACGGTCCAGATTCGCGATAACAACGTCGTGCTCAAAAACGTCGAAAGCGGCGACGAGACGACGCTGACCACCGATGGCGACGCGAAGTCGAGCTATGGTCAGTTGCAATGGTCGCCCGACTCGCAAACGCTGATCGCGCTGAAGACGACGCCCGGCGACCGTGGTGAAGTCTATCGCATCGAATCCTCTCCCAAGGAAGGAGGCCGCGCAAAACTGCACACCAGTCGCTACGCGCTGCCCGGCGACAAGTTTGACGCCTTCGACATTCATCTATTCGACGTCGCCAAGCAGGCCGAAATCGCCTGCGACGCCGATGTCGTCGACTTCGGCATGCCGCGTTTCCGCATCCGCGGCGAAACGGCGACCTATGAACAGGTCGATCGCGGACACCAACGATTTCGCCTGGTCGAAATCAACCTGCAGACCGGAGCGGTCCGCAATCTGATCGACGAGAAATCGGAAACGTTCATCTGGACGATCCATACCGAGGGACAAGGCCTCCGTCAAATCACGTGGCTCGGCGATGACGAATTCATCTATTGCTCGGAAGAAGATGGCTGGCGTCACCTCTACCTTCACGACGCTAAGACCGGTGAGCTAAAAAACCAGATCACCCAAGGCGCGTGGGTCGTGCGCGGCATCGATCGGATCGACGAAGAGAAGCGCCAAATCTGGTTTCATGCCGGCGGCATTCATGAGGGGCAAGATCCGTACTTCGTCCATTACTGCCGCGTCAATTTCGACGGCAGCGATCTGACGATCCTCACCGAAGGAGACGGGACGCATGAAGTTGAATATTCGCCGACCGGCAAGTATTTGATCGATCGCTACTCGCGCGTCGACATGGCGCCCAAGACCGAACTCCGTCGCACCAGCGACGGCACGCTAGTTTGCCCCTTGGAAGCAGCGGACATCTCGGAGCTCGTCAAAGCAGGCTTTCGTTTGCCGGAGCATTTCGTCGCCAAGGGACGTGACGGTAAGACCGATATCTGGGGCAACATCTATCGCCCCCGCGATTACGATCCCAGCAAGAAGTACCCGATCATCGAGGATATCTACGCCGGACCGCACAACTTCCACACGCCGAAGAAATTCAACGCCAACAACTATTACCGCGATCTACACGATCTGGGCTTTGTGGTGGTGAAGCTCGACGGCATGGGAACCACCGGCCGCTCGAAAGCGTTTCATGACGTCTGCTTCCAGAACCTGAAAGACGCCGGCTTCCCGGATCGCATCGCCTGGATGAAAGCGGCGGCGGAGAAAGACCCTGGCCTCGACGTTTCGCGGGTCGGCATCTACGGCACCTCGGCCGGTGGACAGAACGCCGCCGCGGCGGTGTTGTTCCATCCCGACTTTTACAAGGCGGCCGTCGCTTCGTGCGGCTGCCATGACAACCGGATGGACAAAGCTTCGTGGAATGAGCAATGGATGGGCTATCCGGTTGGTCCCCACTATTCCGAGTGCTCGAACATCGACAACGCCGCCAAATTGGGAGGCGCCTTGATGCTGATCGTCGGCGAGATGGACAACAATGTTCCGCCCGAGTCGACGCTCCGCTTCGCCGACGCACTGATCAAAGCCGACAAAGATTTTGACCTGCTGGTCATGCCAGGCGTCGGGCATTCGGCTGGCGGAACCTATGGACGTCGCCGTCGCAATGATTTTTTCGTCGAACATTTGATGAACAAGGAACCAAGCGGCCCAAAGGCCGACGCCAAAGAGCCTAATCCCGGTTACACGATCGATCAAAGCCGGATCGAAGCGGCCGGCAATCGGGTGATTCGTCTCCGCGAACGCTTCAACGCCGATCAAGGAAGTCTGGGACGACGCTACACGCTACGCGAGTCGCCCGCTCGCCAGCAGCGGATGCTCGGCTTCTATTGCGATTGGGTGAAAAAGCTTGATGCGTATGACGCAGAATCGCTGACCTCGCCGGAACAAGAGCTGCTGGCAGGCTTACGTCAGGAGGTCGTCGATCGCTTGGCCGAAGTCGCTCAGGACCAAACAGAGTCGACTGAACTAGCCCAGTTCTTTCCCTTCGCCGAAACGATCATCCCGATGGTCGAAGCTCGGCAAGAGTTCGCCAAGATCGATCCGCAGCAGGCGGCCGCTGACGTCGTAAAAATCGCCGAGCAAACCGCCGCGGTCCACCAGCAGACCGCTCCGGAAATCGCTTCCTATGATCTAGAGCAACTGGGCGCCGCCGCCCGGCGTGCCGATCGTTTGCAGAAGGCGCTACAAGAGTGGTATCGCTTTTACGATGGTTACGACCCGCTGTTCACTTGGTGGGTGAAACAGCCGATGGCCGACGCCGAAGCGAAACTGACCGCCTACGTCGCGCTGCTGAAATCGACGACGCCAGAGCCGAAAAAAGGAGAACGCGCTCGCCGCCCCGAAGTCAAACCGCTAGACGACGCGGCGCTGCAGACGTTGATCACCGCTGCCCCTGCGGCCAGTGACGCGCCGGCGCTAGAGCCGCTTGTTTCGCCGCCGGTCGGCAAGTTGGAAGCGGCGATTCGCGTTTATCGCCAAGATATTTCGCGCTGGGGCCGCCGTCGCGAGCAGCAGCGGAGCGACAGCGACTGGGCCGAGATTTACGCCGCGTGGCGCGATTTGCTCGACCAGTACGACTTCGACTCGCTATCAAAGGACGATCAGTTCGACTACGTCTTGCTTCGGAACGAACTCGATTACCAGATCCAGCTGGCCGAGCTCAAGGCTCGCGGCGCTGACACGATTGGTTCGGAGAGCACCGACGAAAGCGGCATCAAGGGCACGCCGGTGGGCCGCGAGCGTCTGTTGCTGGAACTGCAGCACGAAATGATTCCGTACACGCCGGAACAGCTGATGGAAATCGCCGAGCAGGAATATGCGTGGTGTCGGGCCGAGATCTTGAAAGCGTCGCGGGAGATGGGCTGCGGCGACGATTGGCAAGCGGCGGTTGAGAAGGTCAAGCGGATGCATGTCGCCCCCGGCGAGCAGCCGCAACTGATCAAGATGCTCTCCGACGAAGCGATCGCCTTTCTGAAAGAGCACGAACTGATGTCGATTCCGCCGCTGGCCGAAGAGACCTGGCGGATGCAGATGATGACGCCGGAGCGGCAGCTGGTGAATCCGTTCTTCACTGGCGGCGAAGTGATCAGCGTCTCGTTTCCGACCGACACGATGACGCACAAAGACAAGCTGCAAAGCCTCCGCGGCAACAACATTCCGTTCGCTCGCGCGACCGTTCATCACGAGCTGATCCCTGGACATCACATGCAGGGGTTCATGAACAATCGGCATCGCAGCCATCGCGAGCTGTTCCGCACGCCGTTCTGGCTCGAAGGTTGGGCGCTGTACTGGGAAATGCTGTTGTATGACAAGGATTTCCCGAAGTCGCCGGAAGACCGAATCGGCTTTCTGGTGTGGCGTTCGCATCGTTGTGCCCGGATCACCTTTTCGCTCGGCTTTCACCTGGGCAAGTTGACGCCGCAGCAATGCGTCGATCTGCTGGTGGCCCGCGTCGGCTTTGAGCCGGCCAACGCCGCCGCCGAAGTTCGCCGGTCGGTCGGAACCAGCTATCCGCCGCTCTACCAGGCAGGCTACATGCTAGGCGGCCTGCAGCTTCGTTCGCTGCACCGCCAACTGGTCGACTCGGGCGAGATGACCGACAAGCAGTTCCACGACGCGATCATGCGGCAGAACTTCGCCCCGATCTCGATCGTCCGCGATATCCTGATGCAAAACGAACTGACCGCAGACTATCGCCCCGCGTGGAACTACTACGAGTTCGAGAAAGCGGAAGCGGCGGCGAACTAA